CGTGATAAAAGGGATTGGAATAGCTCTGGATAATTTGGAGGTGTACAAAAGGACAATAATGCTGACGAAATAATTCATATAACATATAACATGAAACATGTAACAGAATAATTGTTTTATGTTTTATGCTTTATGCTTCATGTTGATTGGCATTGATGCTTCCCGGGCTTTTATTAAAAACCGCACGGGAATTGAGGAATATTCTTATCAAGTAATCAGAAACCTGGTCCCGCTACTTAAAGATGATCAGGTTGTTTTATATGTGAGAAAAAATCAAAAATCAAAAATCAAAAATCAAAATGTCAATGTAAAAATTAAAATTATTAAATTTCCCTTTTTATGGACTCAATTAGGTTTGTCGCTGGAAATGCTGTTTCACCCCGTTGACGTATTGTTTATCCCGGCGCATACGGTACCGATAATCCATTCCAAAAATACAATCGTGACAATCCACGGACTGGAATATGAATTTTTCCCGCGGGCTTATTCTTTTTGGGAAAGATTATATATGCGCTGGTCGATAAGAAATTCGTGCCGGTGGGCAAAAAAAATAATCGCGGTTTCAAATAATACTAAAAAAGATTTAATGAGATTGTATAAGGTGCCGGAAGAGAAGATTGAAGTTATTTATGAAGGCTATGAGGATTGTCATTCCGGGCTTGACCCGGAATCTAGTCTAAAAAACTTAGATGCTACACTGGATTCCCGTTTTCACGGGAATGACAAATATTTATTATTCATCGGCCGATTAGAAGAACGCAAAAATATAGTTGGTATTATTAGGGCCTTTGAGATATTAAAAAAGCAACATAAAATTCCGCACAAATTAATACTCGCCGGAAAATTCGGTTATGGTGAAGATAAAATAAAAAATTATATTTCCAAATCGTCTTATAAGTCCGAGATAATTACGCCTGGATATATTAGCGAAGAAGAAAAATGGGAACTTTTAAAAAATTCCGACGTATTTTTATTCCCGACTTTTTATGAAGGTTTTGGCCTGCCGATTCTTGAAGCCCAAAGCGCGGGAGTGCCGGTGGTGGCGGGTAATAATTCGTCAATACTGGAGATCACTACAGTATCTGCCTCCCCTCAGATGAGGGGAGGAAATGAAGGAGGGGAGTTGAAAAAAACATATGATCAGCCCCTCACTCTTAATCCCTCTCCCCATTTGGGGCGAGGGGGAGTAGAGTCCACACTTTTAGTGAATCCTCATAACCCCGAAAAAATTGCCGAAGCAGCCTATAAGCTTATTTCTAACAAGGCCTTGAGAGATGATATAATACAAAGAGGCTATGAGAATGTGAAGAGGTTTGGGTGGGGAAAGTGCGCTGATCAAATTGCTAAATTATTAACAAAATAAAAAAGGAGCAAGTTCGATTACATAAACTTGCCCCTTACTCCGGTTGTTTCTATTGATCTAACATCGAAATCCGTTGAACCAGAAATTTAACATACGCCATGCCATTTGTATAATGATACCAATTACGAAAAGTATAGCAAAAAAAGCATATGCAAGTGGATAAACTAAGAAGAAAACCCATTTTGATGATTTAAAATCTGATTCTGAAAATTCCTTTTTTTGGCTTTCTCGTAAGCGATCCACATATCTTTCTGGTTTTCCTGATTCTTTCCAAGAAGCAAATACATGTGCTACTGGGAATGCCCATCTTGCATAAAAACCTACAGAAATAAGTCCGAGCAATAAATATGCAGGGATGATATATACAAACGGAATTCCTAACATATTGTCCTCCTAAAGAACTAGAATTTTGAAATCTAACCTAGCAAGATTTCAATAGACAATAATAGCATACCCATGCAAAAAAGTCAAGCCCGTAAAGATGCTTCGCATCCATGGGCCAAGGAATTAAAAGTAGCTCTTATTCACGATTTTCTCCTTTACCCTGGCGGGGCGGAGAGGGTTTTGGAAGTGCTCGCGGAGATGTTTCCGGAAGCGCCTATTTATACGTTACTTTATGATCCGGAAAAAATGAGGGGGAAGTTTTCCGGTAAGGACATTCGCGTTTCATATCTCCAGAAATTTCCTAAGTTTTTACGCAAACGCTACCAGTGGCTTCTGCCGCTTTTCCTGGTTGTTCCGGAAACGTTCGATCTTCGCGATTTTGATCTGGTAATATCGTCTTCCGGCGCCTGGTCAAAAGGAATTGTTACCAAGCTCAATACCATTCATATCGCCTACATTCACTCGCCGATGCGCTTTGTGTGGGACTATAACGAGCGGTACCTAAAAGAACAAGGACAAAAGAAAATCTGCTTATTAAAAAGGTTTATTTTAAGCTACGCCCGCCTCTGGGATCGCCTGGCAGCCGACCGGCCGGATTATTTGATCGCTAATTCGAAGTACACACAGGAAAGGATAAAAAAATATTACCGGCGTGAAAGCACGGTTATTTACCCGCCGGCATATATTGATGTCGTTGCGAGAAGCGAAGCGGCGCGGCAATCTCGTTCAAATAAGGATAGTGTTATTACTCCGGGGTCCCTCGATTTTGCTCGGGACGAAGAGAAATTCTTTCTCGTCGTTTCCCGTCTCTCTCCCTACAAAAAAGTTGACGTTGCGGTCGAGGCCTTCAATAAACTAGAACTGCCTTTAGTTGTTATTGGAGAAGGGAAGCAGGAAAAGTACCTGAAGCTAATCGCTCGAGGAAATATTCAGATACTGGGCTGGCAGAATGATGAAACAGTAGAGCGTTATTATTCAGGTGCCCGGGCTTTTATATTTCCCGCCGAAGACGACTTTGGCATTACGATGGTTGAAGCAATGAGTCATGGTATTCCAGTAATTGCCTATGGCAAGGGCGGGGCAATAGAGATAGTTCAAGAGGCAGTTACCGGAGAGTTTTTTCATGCCCAAACGCCGGAAGTTCTGGCTGACGGAGTGAGAAGATTTATGGAGAAGGAAAAAAAATATGATAAGGAAAAGATAAGAAAAAAAGCGGAGGAATTCAGTAAGGAGAAATTTAAGAAAGAGTTCAGGGAGTTTGTAAATCATATAACATATAACGTATAACCTTTTTGTTTTATGTTATATGTTTCATGCTTTATGAATATAATTGGCCATCAAAAAATACTAAATTTACTGGATCGAAGCTTAAAGCGGGACAGTATTTCCCAGGCCTATCTTTTTGCCGGCCCAGAGTCAGTAGGGAAATTTACCATTGCCCAGGAATTTGCCAAAAGCGCAATTAACGGAACTGATTTTATCTCATCAGTCAGCCGTAAAAGAGATGAAAAAAGCCGACCCCTTTTAGATTTAATAATCGTGGAACCCGAGAAAGAAGAAAAAAGGGGAATTACAAAGGAAAAGGAAATAAAAATAGAGCAAATACGGAAAGCCCGGAAAAACCTTCTGCTTTTTCCTTTTCAGAGAAAATATAAAGTGTTAATCGTAGACAATGCGCACCGAATGAATGAAGCATCCCAAAACGCGTTGCTGAAAATTTTGGAAGAACCCAACTCCACCTCCGTTATTATTTTAGTCACCCATGATGAATCAAGAATTCTGCCCACGCTTAAATCGAGATGTCAAAAAATATTATTTTCCCTCGTCAGTGAAGAAAAAATAAAAAAAGGTCTTGAGAAAAAAGGAATGCTGGTTAGCAACGAGCTTATTTCCTTGTCTCTCGGTCGTCCCGGAATAGCTCTGACTATCAGCGATAAAAGGGAAGAGTTTCTTTTGAGGCAGGAAGCATTGGAACAGCTCCAGGGCCTTCCGGCGCAAAGCTTAAACCAGCGGCTGGAAATGGCGGAAGAATTGTCAAAAAACATAGTTAAGACGGCAAAAAAATTAGAGCTGTGGATCTGGATAACGCGTTTGCAGGGACTGAAAGAATTTCAGCGGAAGGAGCAATCCGGCCAGAAGAATTTCAGCCGGGCTGAACTAATTGAAAAAAGCCTTTCTGTTCTTCAGCAGACCAATGCCAATAGCCGTCTGGTGCTGGAGAATTTATTAATAAATCTTTGAAATGGTCTTTTGGAGAAATAGAAAAAAAGATTCAAAAAAAATCCTTCTGCGCAAAAGCACTCGAGAGTTTCCGCGCCGCTCTTTCGATGACCCACCCCGATTTTTAAAAGTGCTTTATTATATTTTGCTGATGCTGTTTTTGGGGGTAACAGTATATGTTTTCTTTTTTTCTTCCTTTCTTCAAGTAAAGTCGTTCGCAATAAAGGGAATAAAAAGTTTGCCTTCCGAGGAAGTCCTGAGAAAAATAACTTCTCCGCTGGAGGGGAATTATCTGGGGTTTGTTCCCAGGAATAATTTGGTCTTGATTTCTGAAGAAAAACTGAAAAGTGATCTCTCGCGCCAGTTTCGAAGGATTAAATCAGTGGAAATCAAAAAGTCCTTTCCCGATCTTTTAGCAATAAACATTGAAGAGAGGGTATCACTAGTTCTCTGGTGCTCGGGAGGCCCCTGCTATCTAGTTGACGAACAGGGATACGCCTATAATAATGCTGACCTCGATTCTCCGGAAGTAACCCAGAATAATTTAATCCGGCTGGTTGATATAAGTGCCCAGCCAGTAAACATCGGCGAACGCTTGCTCAGTAGCGAGTATCTGAATTTTGTGATTGCCGCCAGAGAAGCCCTTAAGAAAGAGTTAGGTATAGAGCTATCCGATGAGTTTCAAACAAGATCGCGTTTTGCGGAAGAAATTCAGATTGAGACATCCGAGGGCTGGAAGGCATATCTTTCCAGTCAGCTGCCTCTTAATCAGTCGGTAAGGACGCTCAAAACCTTTCTGGAGGAAGAAGTTGATTCATCAAAACGCGGCCGCTTGGAATACGTGGATTTGCGGGTGAATAATAAAGTTTATTATAAAATGAAAGAAGAAGATAAAAGTCAAAATGTTTCGGAGGATAAATCAGAGGATAAGAAAGGAAAATCCGAGGAGTGAGTAATAAAGTTTCCTAAAGTTGAACTTTAGAATTTACTTTACTTTGCCGGAATGTAATAGATGAAAATTGAGTCGCCGGCCCGGGCGTAAGGCGAATATGACTTCAGCCACTCGTAGCTTTTTTCTCCCGGCTGTTTTGCCTTGCTGATGTTTTCCATCAAGAAACCGGCGGAGATGGCGTACCATCCTGCTTCGGGATTATTACCGGAATGCCAGGGGATAAAAGCGTTGCCAAAATAATAGCCGGGATTCGATCCGCCGAAGTAATCAATGCGGATTTTGCTGATGGGGTCTTGCGGATGTGATTGATTGTAATCGCTGACCCAATTCCGCAGCCGCTTCAGATCCTGCCCCCAGTCAGCGTTTGAATCCGTGACGTACTTATATCCATTCTTCGGTCCTCCCACCAGTTGGTTAAAATAAGAAAGATAGCTGGGAAAGAATATTAACGGTTCCAATACAATCCAGATTACCAATCCCGCCAGGATTATTTTGAAGGTCTTTTTGGTTGTTTCGGAGTTGGCGCTTTTGATCCAATCAAATACTTTTTTGGAGACCAGAACATAGGCAAAGGGAAGAATGGGAAATAAATGGCGAAAACCAATATTAAGATTGCCGGTAATGCTAAGGTAGACATAGAGAGCGATAAAAGCCAGCATTGTGTAATAGGCGACTCCGGTTTGCAGATAAAATTTAATTGTTCCTCCGATTTTTGCCAATATATTACCCGGGTAGGAAAATATGTTTTTTACGGTCTGAAAAATAGCTAAACCCGCCGCAGCCAGGAGAAGCAGAAGGAAAGGAATTGTTTCTTTAATAAGAAATACTACGGGGAAGTAAGCCGGGGAAGCATGATTGGAAACATTTCCCAGGAAGTAATAAGTATTGCCTCCTTCCACGCGCACAAAGACCATAAAGACGCCCAGAAAATATTCACTCAAGGGCTTGAGAAAAGAAATAGCGCTCATTTTAATAACAATGGATTTAGAAATAATTCCCATTCCGGAATCGGAAAAAACTGCTTTGGAAATATCCTGGACTTTTTCAGCCGGCATATTAAAGGTGTTGTAAAAGTACACAATCCAAATTATTGCGAAGCAGATGATAATAATAAGCATATACTTCCCAACGTACTCCCAAATTTTTGCCCAGCGGAATCGAGAGTCGCTTCTCTGGTCGAAACCCGGCTTCTTTTTCGCCAGCGCGTAGGTGATTGCAATGATTCCAAAAACAGGAAAGAGGAGAACGCCGGAAAACTTGGCCAGTTCCGCCAGAGCCAGGAATACGCCGGCCAGCACGGTGTTTTTCCAGTTCGGGTTTTTGACGAATTTTACGAAGAAGTAAAAAGCGATAAAAATAAAAGCAGCGATTCCAATATCCGTGGTAACGTAATGATTGTGGCCCAGAATGTTGGGGTCAAAAGCGTAAAGAACAAGGGCAAAAAGTCCGGCGGCGGTTCCGGCCAGTTCTTTCGTCCAGCGGAAGATGAAAAATCCCAAAAGCAATGCAACCAGCAAAATCGGAACCCGCGACCAAAAAGTAATCGCGTCAGCGTTATTTTGATGGATGAATTTATTTCCTAGATTCCATTGCTCGTTGACACCGCTCATCCAAGCCGGATCATCAGTCGGGAACTTGACGTTGAGAAAAAGCAAAGGAATGCCGGCCAGATCCTTGAGAAGGGGCGGATGTTCGGGGTTAAGCCGCATGTCGTTGTATTTCACGTAGGTGTAAGCTGAGGGAATATGCGCCTGTTCATCCATTGTTGTTGACTCCTGGGAAAAAACTATCAGGGAAACGGCAAAAAACCAGCCGAGAATTGCCAAAACAATGAAGGTGGAATATTTTTTAAGCATAGTGGTTTGGTAATTTTAATTTATAATTACGGCTATAAAATCCGAAGGATAGCCGGGTCTTGAGTCAATTTTTTCCACTTTGGCGTTAGGATAAAATGTTTTCAGCCGGTCAATAACACCTTGATTGTAGCCCATAAGGATAATAACCATAGGTTTTTCAAGCACAATATCAGAACCGCGTTTTAAAAATATCACTTCTCCTGCCTTCCGGTAGGTCAGGTATTTAATCACATGAGCGCTGATAGGAAGACCGTCTTCCATAATCTTGCCGCTTCCGTTGACGAAAACATATTTGTGAATGGAAGCCGGGGTGCTATTGAGGTAAAGCGACATATTTTTCAGGTTTTCATTAAACTGTCCGTGCTGTTCCGGCCGGTGATTCCAAAATACGAAATATTTAATTGTCTCGGTGGCGCCTATAGAGATAAAAGCGATGGCAAGGAGAGAAATGACAGAGAGTTTGAAAAAGTATCCTGCCCGTCCTGCTCTTCCCAAAACCCACAGGATGGAGATGGTGGCAATGATAAAAACCACCGGCATTGTTCCAATTGAACGCAAAGCATGAGGAAGCCCTTCAGCAGTGAGAAACTCCGGCATAAGCATCACCACAAACCAGGCCAAAAGAAAAAGATAAATCTCAAATTTTTTGTCCCGGACACCGTGACGGAAACGCAAAATGAGAAGGTGCGCGGTCTTTATCACCAGATATATCAGCCCGGTTAGGAAGAAAAATCCCGCAATCGGATTAAGAATGGGATAAGGCGGGTAATTATGCCGCCAGTTCTGGTCGCCCCAGAAATTGTATTTTATCAAACTTAATCCCAAACTTTTTCCCAGTGTTTCGAAAAGATGCCCTTTGTTGACTTCGGAGGAAAACACCGAAATGCTGCCGGAGCGGGACTGAAAATGTTCCGGGTGTTTGACAAAATCGTAAAGCATGGGAGAAACCACAACCAAAATGGCAATAGCAAAAACAATAATTGGCTTCCAATTTTCCTTAAGAAAATTTTTCCGGTTGATAAGAAGAATTATAAAGAGTGATACCAAAATAAG
The sequence above is drawn from the Candidatus Moraniibacteriota bacterium genome and encodes:
- a CDS encoding FtsQ-type POTRA domain-containing protein; translation: MVFWRNRKKDSKKILLRKSTREFPRRSFDDPPRFLKVLYYILLMLFLGVTVYVFFFSSFLQVKSFAIKGIKSLPSEEVLRKITSPLEGNYLGFVPRNNLVLISEEKLKSDLSRQFRRIKSVEIKKSFPDLLAINIEERVSLVLWCSGGPCYLVDEQGYAYNNADLDSPEVTQNNLIRLVDISAQPVNIGERLLSSEYLNFVIAAREALKKELGIELSDEFQTRSRFAEEIQIETSEGWKAYLSSQLPLNQSVRTLKTFLEEEVDSSKRGRLEYVDLRVNNKVYYKMKEEDKSQNVSEDKSEDKKGKSEE
- a CDS encoding glycosyltransferase family 39 protein, which produces MLKKYSTFIVLAILGWFFAVSLIVFSQESTTMDEQAHIPSAYTYVKYNDMRLNPEHPPLLKDLAGIPLLFLNVKFPTDDPAWMSGVNEQWNLGNKFIHQNNADAITFWSRVPILLVALLLGFFIFRWTKELAGTAAGLFALVLYAFDPNILGHNHYVTTDIGIAAFIFIAFYFFVKFVKNPNWKNTVLAGVFLALAELAKFSGVLLFPVFGIIAITYALAKKKPGFDQRSDSRFRWAKIWEYVGKYMLIIIICFAIIWIVYFYNTFNMPAEKVQDISKAVFSDSGMGIISKSIVIKMSAISFLKPLSEYFLGVFMVFVRVEGGNTYYFLGNVSNHASPAYFPVVFLIKETIPFLLLLLAAAGLAIFQTVKNIFSYPGNILAKIGGTIKFYLQTGVAYYTMLAFIALYVYLSITGNLNIGFRHLFPILPFAYVLVSKKVFDWIKSANSETTKKTFKIILAGLVIWIVLEPLIFFPSYLSYFNQLVGGPKNGYKYVTDSNADWGQDLKRLRNWVSDYNQSHPQDPISKIRIDYFGGSNPGYYFGNAFIPWHSGNNPEAGWYAISAGFLMENISKAKQPGEKSYEWLKSYSPYARAGDSIFIYYIPAK
- a CDS encoding AAA family ATPase gives rise to the protein MNIIGHQKILNLLDRSLKRDSISQAYLFAGPESVGKFTIAQEFAKSAINGTDFISSVSRKRDEKSRPLLDLIIVEPEKEEKRGITKEKEIKIEQIRKARKNLLLFPFQRKYKVLIVDNAHRMNEASQNALLKILEEPNSTSVIILVTHDESRILPTLKSRCQKILFSLVSEEKIKKGLEKKGMLVSNELISLSLGRPGIALTISDKREEFLLRQEALEQLQGLPAQSLNQRLEMAEELSKNIVKTAKKLELWIWITRLQGLKEFQRKEQSGQKNFSRAELIEKSLSVLQQTNANSRLVLENLLINL
- a CDS encoding glycosyltransferase, with the translated sequence MQKSQARKDASHPWAKELKVALIHDFLLYPGGAERVLEVLAEMFPEAPIYTLLYDPEKMRGKFSGKDIRVSYLQKFPKFLRKRYQWLLPLFLVVPETFDLRDFDLVISSSGAWSKGIVTKLNTIHIAYIHSPMRFVWDYNERYLKEQGQKKICLLKRFILSYARLWDRLAADRPDYLIANSKYTQERIKKYYRRESTVIYPPAYIDVVARSEAARQSRSNKDSVITPGSLDFARDEEKFFLVVSRLSPYKKVDVAVEAFNKLELPLVVIGEGKQEKYLKLIARGNIQILGWQNDETVERYYSGARAFIFPAEDDFGITMVEAMSHGIPVIAYGKGGAIEIVQEAVTGEFFHAQTPEVLADGVRRFMEKEKKYDKEKIRKKAEEFSKEKFKKEFREFVNHITYNV
- a CDS encoding glycosyltransferase family 1 protein, translated to MFYALCFMLIGIDASRAFIKNRTGIEEYSYQVIRNLVPLLKDDQVVLYVRKNQKSKIKNQNVNVKIKIIKFPFLWTQLGLSLEMLFHPVDVLFIPAHTVPIIHSKNTIVTIHGLEYEFFPRAYSFWERLYMRWSIRNSCRWAKKIIAVSNNTKKDLMRLYKVPEEKIEVIYEGYEDCHSGLDPESSLKNLDATLDSRFHGNDKYLLFIGRLEERKNIVGIIRAFEILKKQHKIPHKLILAGKFGYGEDKIKNYISKSSYKSEIITPGYISEEEKWELLKNSDVFLFPTFYEGFGLPILEAQSAGVPVVAGNNSSILEITTVSASPQMRGGNEGGELKKTYDQPLTLNPSPHLGRGGVESTLLVNPHNPEKIAEAAYKLISNKALRDDIIQRGYENVKRFGWGKCADQIAKLLTK
- a CDS encoding glycosyltransferase family 39 protein, whose translation is MKNRNEKIANAILISAIVLTALFLRIYKIDSIPAGIYPDESVNGTDAILANETGDYKIFYTNNYGREGLFMNLISFSIKIFGNTILGIKFWSILFGTLTVLGIYLLTKELFRSTRSGLIAAYLLAFSFWAINFSRISFRAIMVPFLLTFSFYFLFRGLRTKHYLNFILAGLIFGLGFHTYIAFRIAPLILVSLFIILLINRKNFLKENWKPIIVFAIAILVVVSPMLYDFVKHPEHFQSRSGSISVFSSEVNKGHLFETLGKSLGLSLIKYNFWGDQNWRHNYPPYPILNPIAGFFFLTGLIYLVIKTAHLLILRFRHGVRDKKFEIYLFLLAWFVVMLMPEFLTAEGLPHALRSIGTMPVVFIIATISILWVLGRAGRAGYFFKLSVISLLAIAFISIGATETIKYFVFWNHRPEQHGQFNENLKNMSLYLNSTPASIHKYVFVNGSGKIMEDGLPISAHVIKYLTYRKAGEVIFLKRGSDIVLEKPMVIILMGYNQGVIDRLKTFYPNAKVEKIDSRPGYPSDFIAVIIN